A stretch of the Streptomyces ortus genome encodes the following:
- a CDS encoding polyprenyl synthetase family protein, whose translation MPTVPPASKAADAVDVTALLERGRTLASPVLRAAIDRLAPPMDTVAAYHFGWIDAEGRPAEGDGGKAVRPALAVLSAEAAGAVPEVGVPGAVAVELVHNFSLLHDDLMDGDEQRRHRDTVWKVHGPAQAILVGDALFALANELLLELGTVEAGRATRRLTTATRALIDGQAQDISYEHRDRVSVEECLEMEGNKTGALLACACSIGAVLGGADDRTADTLEKYGYHLGLAFQAVDDLLGIWGDPVSTGKQTWSDLRQRKKSLPVVAALAAGGPASERLGELLAADARSSDFENFSEEEFAVRAALIEEAGGREWTAEEARRQHTVAVEALDTIDMPDRVRAQFVELADFVVVRKR comes from the coding sequence GTGCCCACTGTGCCCCCGGCATCGAAGGCTGCCGACGCGGTGGACGTGACCGCGCTCCTGGAGCGCGGCCGGACCCTGGCCTCACCTGTACTGCGGGCGGCCATCGACCGCCTCGCACCCCCCATGGACACCGTCGCCGCCTACCACTTCGGCTGGATCGACGCCGAGGGCCGCCCCGCCGAGGGCGACGGCGGCAAGGCCGTACGCCCCGCGCTCGCCGTGCTGTCCGCCGAGGCGGCCGGTGCCGTCCCCGAGGTGGGCGTGCCGGGCGCGGTCGCCGTCGAGCTGGTGCACAACTTCTCCCTCCTGCACGACGACCTGATGGACGGCGACGAGCAGCGCCGCCACCGCGACACCGTCTGGAAGGTGCACGGCCCCGCCCAGGCGATCCTCGTCGGCGACGCCCTGTTCGCGCTGGCCAACGAACTGCTCCTGGAGCTCGGCACGGTCGAGGCGGGCCGCGCGACGCGCCGGCTGACCACCGCCACCCGCGCGCTGATCGACGGCCAGGCCCAGGACATCTCCTACGAGCACCGCGACCGCGTCAGCGTCGAGGAGTGCCTGGAGATGGAGGGCAACAAGACCGGCGCCCTGCTCGCCTGCGCCTGCTCCATCGGCGCGGTCCTCGGCGGCGCCGACGACCGCACGGCGGACACGCTGGAGAAGTACGGCTACCACCTCGGCCTCGCCTTCCAGGCCGTCGACGACCTGCTCGGCATCTGGGGCGACCCGGTGTCCACCGGCAAGCAGACCTGGAGCGACCTGCGCCAGCGCAAGAAGTCCCTGCCCGTCGTGGCCGCGCTCGCGGCCGGCGGCCCGGCCTCCGAGCGCCTGGGCGAACTGCTCGCCGCGGACGCCAGGAGCAGCGACTTCGAGAACTTCTCCGAGGAGGAGTTCGCCGTACGCGCCGCGCTCATCGAGGAGGCGGGCGGGCGCGAGTGGACCGCCGAGGAGGCGCGCCGCCAGCACACCGTGGCCGTCGAGGCCCTCGACACGATCGACATGCCGGACCGGGTGCGGGCTCAGTTCGTGGAGCTCGCCGACTTCGTCGTCGTACGAAAGAGATGA